In Leptolyngbya sp. NIES-2104, the genomic window ATCTCGTGATACTCAGAAGCAAAAATTGCTGGTCGTCGATGATGAACCGGATAATCTCGACCTCCTCTATCGCACGTTCTATCGAGAATTTAAAGTGCTAAGGGCAGAAAATGGTCCCTCTGCACTCGATATCCTCGCCAAAGAAGGCGATGTGGCAGTGATCATCTCTGACCAGAGAATGCCCATGATGAGCGGCACCGAGTTTCTCAGCCTGACTGCCTCCAAATATCCCGATATTATTCGCATTATTTTGACGGGCTATACCGATGTTGAAGATCTTGTCGAAGCGATCAACGCCGGAAAAGTCTTCAAATATGTGACAAAACCTTGGAGTGATACCGAATTGCGCGATGTGGTGAAAAGCGCGATCGATACTCACACGCTCTTAAGAACTCGCACCGAGGAACTTCGTCGCACCCTACAACGCGAATCGCTTCTAAATGCGATCACGAGTACAATTCGCAGCGCTCTGAGTTACGACGAAATCCTACAAACGATCGTCGAAACGATCGGGAAAAATTTCGAGGTTAGTGGCGCGATCGTTTGCCCTTTCCGCGATGGAGAAATCCAAGATCAAACCTTCACTTATTGGAATGCGGCAATGCCTCAGCCGGATTTGGCTCGGACGATTTGGGAAACGTACCAACTCGAAGCCATTCCCGATGTCGAACAGTGCGATCGCATTCAGCAATTGATTGATCGACAAGCAGCATACACAGCGGCAGATATCCGATCAACCTTAATCGTGCCGCTGATTTGCCAGCAGGAACTCATCGCCATTCTCGCCCTGCACGAATCTGGAAGAAATCGCGCTTGGCAACCCGAAGAAATCGATCTAATTCACACCGTCGCGGATCAAGCTGCACTTGCACTTTCGCAAGCACACAACTATGAGCAGGTTCGCGCTCTGGCAAAACGAGAAGCCTTGATCAATACAATTACAACTGCAATTCGATCGAGCCTTGATCCCCAAGAAATTTTCGCGGCAATCACTCAGCAACTCGGACAAGGCTTACAGGTGGATGGCTGTGCGCTTTCCCTCTGGACAGAAGATGATGAATTTGTTCAATGTGTGGGTTTGCACGATTCGAGTTGGGGTGATCAAAAACCTGCTGAAGCGTTTCTCCCACAATCGAGTGTGCCGATCGAAGGAAATCCAGTTCTGAAACAATTGGTCGCGACTCAACAGCCGATTATTCTAAACGATTTATCGCAGCACACAGAATTCAATGTCTCCGAGTTTCGCACTCCCGCCCGCGCACTCCTTGTCGTTCCGTTGATGGCAGACGGCAAGATTATCGGTAGCATTTCACTAAGACAGAATCATCAAGTGCGAAACTGGCAAGCTTCAGAGATTCAATTAGCACAGTCAGTCGCATCTCAAGCCGCGATCGCGGTTCAACAATCGCGTCTCTATCAAACGACTCGCCAGCAAGCCGAAAAGCTGCTACAACTCGATCGTCAAAAAACCGAGTTTTTCCAAAACATTTCTCACGAGTTCCGCACCCCGTTAACTTTAATGGTGGGACCGCTAGAAGGAGCCGTTTCTTCAGGTCAAGGACTTTCACCCGAACAATCCACGATCGCGCTTCGCAATTCCCGCCGTTTGCTCCGATTGGTCAATCAACTGCTCGATCTTCAGCGCTTAGATGCTGGAAGAATGCAGCCAAAATTCCAGCCCTGCAATTTAGCAGAATTCGTCAGTCAAATTGTCGAAACCTTCCGCCCGTACTGCGAGAAGAAAGGACTCATGCTAGTCACTCAGTTGGAACCCTGCCCAGATGTTTACCTTGATTTAGAAAAGTTTGACAAGGTTCTCTATAACTTGCTCTCGAATGCGATGAAGTTTACGCCTGCGGGTAAAACGATCAGTGTTGCACTCGAAGCGATCGACGATCGGTGCTGTCTAAAAGTTCGAGATACTGGAATTGGCATTCGTGCGGATCAATTGCCGCATTTGTTTGAGCGATTCCGTCAAGCTGAAGGCTCAGAAAACCGAAGCTTTGAAGGAACAGGTCTAGGACTCGCACTGGTGAAAGAACTGGTGGAAATGCACAACGGACAGATCAACGTCGAATCGGTTTACGGACAAGGAACGACGTTCACGATCGACCTAAAATTCGGTGCAAATCATTTACCCGCCGATCAGGTGATCAATGTTCAGACCGAAGTTCAGACCCATCGTGCAGCGGTTGAACTTGCAGATTTAGAAGTCGAACTCCAAGACGATCGCGATTCCGAACCTGCTCCGATGGTCGAACTATCGATTAATGAGCACCAACCGAGAATTCTCGTCGTCGATGACAATCCCGATTTGCGATCGTACGTTTCCGGTGTTCTCAGACAACAAGGCTATCTCGTCTGGACGGCTCGAAACGGTGCAGAAGGATTTGAGCAAGCGAAAGCGCATCATCCATCATTGATCGTGACCGATTTGATGATGCCGATCGTGTCGGGCTTAGACATGATCCGCATGATTCGCGCTCAAGACGATCTGAAAGGAACACCGATCGTTTTACTCACAGCAAAAGCCGATGAAGACACCCGCCTTGAGGGAGTCGAACGGGGTGCAGACGCTTACTTAGCAAAACCGTTTAACGATCGAGAACTACTGGCTGAAGTTCGCAACCTTCTTGCACTCAAAGAAAACGAACAGCGGGTTTCTCGAATCAATACTTATCTCACTGAATCGGTTCTACGGCGATTCCTACCGCCTTCAATGGTAAAACGCGCGGCTCAAGGTGATTTGACACTTGATCTGCGTCCTGAACCTCGAATGATTACAGTACTGTTTAGCGATATTGTCGGATTCACTCAGCTTTCTAATACTTTGCGATCGCGTCGAGTTGCCGAACTTCTAAATGAATATCTTAATGCGATGACTCGCTGTGTGTTCGATAACGGTGGCACTGTCGATAAATTCATGGGCGATGCAATTTTGGCACTGTTTGGTGCGCCAGAGGAACTCACCCCAAATGAGCAAGTCAGACGTGCGATCGCAACGGCTCGTCATATGTATCAGACGCTCGATCAACTGAATGCTCACTGGGAAGCGCAAGGAATCGATCGCGTTTCATTCCGTTGTGGGATTCATCAAGGAACCGCAGTCGTCGGAATGTTTGGTGGACAAGAGCGATCGGACTACACGGCAATTGGTCCAAGTGTGAACATTGCAGCCCGATTACAAGAAGCAGCGGCTCCGGGTGCGATTCTCATTTCGGCAGCAGTCGCGGATTATGTTGATGAAGACAACATCACTAAGGAAAGCCCGCTCAAGCTGAAGGGAGTCGATGAAACGGTGCTGACTTTCTCGGTGAGTCCGTATCTCGATCGAGTTCCGTTGCGGCATTGATTGCTGTGGAACAAAACAAGTGCGATCGCAGACCAGAGGTATAGGATAGAGTCGTTCCTGTTGCTTTTCTGGGTGAGATTTCAGCATGGCGTTTTCTGTTTCAACAAAGCGATCGAAAACTCAAGATTCTCCGACGTTTTGGCTATCACTGATTGCCGGATCGCTCGCTTTGCATCTTGTGCTGCTTTTGGTCGGTCGCTGGTATTTTTCACAAGCAGCAAGCGCTCCATCGGGAACAGGTCAAGCGCCGCTCGATTTTGTTGAAATTGATCCGACTGTGCCACCTTTGAAAGGGGCAAAGCCGATCGCGCCTTCTAACACGCAAACGGAATTACCCAAAGCAGCACCGCCCCAAGATTCGGTTACAGAACCAACGCAGGCTCCGAATACGATCGCGAATCTTCCGCGTCAGGCTGCACCAGAGCGATCGCTGCAACCTCGCATCACGCCTTCTCCAAGTCCCACACCCACGACTCCAAGCAATTCACAAACTGGACAGCTTCCAACTGAGCAACCAAAACCAACTCGTTCTCCTGCGCCTCGTCCGACAACTCCTTCAGCCCCGCCTACAGGGGGTACAAATTCAGGAACCTCGTCACCTGGTTCTTCTGGCTCATCACAGCCCAATGGTGGATCATCTGGAGGTTCAACGACACAACCTTCTGACAGTCCGAATTCTGGCTCATCACAGCCCAATGGTGGATCATCTGGAGGTTCAACGACACAACCTTCTGATAGCCCGAATTCTGGAACAACGCAACCCGGTGGATCATCTTCAAGCGGTGGAAATTCAGGCACATCGCTTTCTGAAGAGTCAACCTTTCAAGGCAAAATCGCTCAAACGTTGGAGCGAGATCCGAATGAACGGCAGAAGGATGGTGCACTCTCCATTACTGTGAAAAACGAGGCGATTCCTCCGATCACGCTTACGTTTCCTTCTCAACTTCCGGTTCAAGTATTGGATTTGAAAGTGTTTGTGGTGATGGATAAGGAGGGGCGCGTCTTCAAAACTGATGTGCGAGATGATAGTCCTTCGTTCCTAACGAATCCTGAATTGAAAGACCCTGAAGTCCGTGGAAATATTCAAGCAACTGTCGATCAATTGCTTGCCAATACAGACAACTTATTCGAGGTGAAACCGGAAGCGAATACGAGTCCTGACCAGTTATTTTCTCGAATTGCACAGATTCAACTGAAAGTATCTCGATAAAAATGAGGAGAGCAAATTCGATCGCTCTCCCGCAATTCATTACCCTTTCGTTTTCGCCTCTAGATTCTCAAGTCGGCTCTTCAGGTCTTGATTTTCCTTCTTGAGTTGATCGAGTTCTTCGCGCAGTTGTTTCACAGCTTTGTCTGAACCTGCATTTTTCTGAACTTTTTGGACAGATTCTTCAGCGATGCGGCGAACTCGACCATCAGGAGTTTGATCGGCAAGCGATTGCAGAATCCCGATCGCTTTTGTCGTTTCCATTTGTCCAAGCGAAACCGCCACCGCGACTTGAGTTAAAAAGAACGTTTCGCGTGACAAGGTTTTCAGCCGTTCCAAAATTCGCTCTACGTTGATCTTGTCTTGTCCAGTTGAAATCGGACCCAAAGCGCGAATTGCTGAAAGTCGAAGCGGTTGGGGCACTCCAGGCTGCGTATATTCCAAAATCAGATTGAGTGCCGCCTCCGAAGTTTTGAGTTGACTTAAAGCCCCGATCGCACCTGCTCTCACGACTTCATTCCAGCCCTGACGCTCTTTCAAAACTCTCTCAATCAGTTTCAGTGTTTCCTCTTCCGAAGATTCGCTCAGACCCGATGCCGCAACTTTTCCAAAGCTTCGGAGTGCAGTCGCTTCGACGTAGTAACTCGCATCGCCTTTTTCCACGATCGAGCCTAATGCCGCGTAACTTTCTGGAGTTGCAATTTGAGCCAGACATCCCGCGATCGTGCGTCTCACGCGTGCTTCTGGATCATTCAATCCTGCGATCACCGCTTCAACGGCTTGATCGAGTTTGATCGTCGCCAAGCTTTCTGCAATCTCAGCCCGGACACCCCAGAAATGATCGCGTTTCAATGCTTCAGACAGCACTCTCACCGCTTCGAGTCCGCCTTTTTTCGCGATCGCTTGTGCCGCATATAGTCGTGATACCGGATCAGAATCGTATTGCAATTGCGCTTTGAGTTCGGGCATTGGATACTCTAGCTCAACTGTTTTCAGGTGATAGTTATCGACATCAAAGCTAATAAAATCCGGTTTCTTTTCTAATGGAAAATAGAAGCTTTGTTCTTTCTCGTGAATGCGAACGGTGAACGTTTTTTGATCGACTTTGCCCGCATTCACGAAATTAATTCCGATCGGAATTCTCAGATCAAATAACTCTGATTGCGATTGTGATACCGTCACTTTTGCCAAGTTACTATCAGAATCCCAAGCATAATTTACTTTGAAATCAGGATGTCCACCGCGATAAACATATTGATCAAACAAGAATGTAAGATTGCGTCCGGTGGATTTTTCAATTGCTCTTAACAAGTCAATCGTTTCCACAGTTCGATGAGCATTGTCATTGAGAAAAGTCGCGATCGCGCTATAAAACAATTCGTCGCCCAACTCAGCGCGAATCATGTGATAAACACAAGAGCCTTTCTCATAAATGTGTCTGTCGTAAAGCTCGATCGCTTCTCGATACACATGAGTTACCAGCGATCGACGATACCGAGACGCATCTTCATCTAAATACTGTCGCGCTTGACCGAGTAAGTAATACAGCGCTTCTTCGCGTCCGTATTCCTCCTCGAACCACATCACCTCAGCATAAGAAGCCATTCCTTCTTTGACCCAAGCGTGTGACCAATGTTTGATCACGATCAAATCACCGAACCATTGATGAGCCAGTTCGTGAGCGACTAAACTTTCAGTACTGCGATTGTCGATCGCGGCTCGCCCGTCGAGCAAACAGCGATCGGTGAGCAAGGTCGTTGAAGTATTTTCCATACCGCCGAAAATGAAATCATCGACGCAAACTTGAGCATATTTCGGAAACGCATAGGGATAGCCGTATTTCTGACTGAAAAACTCAATCATCTGCGGCGTTTTACCCATACTCAGACGCGCTTGCTCTTCGCGCCCTTTCTCGACGTAGTAAGTGACAGGTTTACCCTGCCATTCGTCGCGCAGTTCAGCAAAATCTCCGATCGCTAACGTCATCAAATATGCCGGATGAATTTCTCGCTGATACCAATGAAAAATTCGAGCATCGCCTCGATCTTCAGTCGCAATCAATTCACCATTTGAAACGGCAATCATCTGCTTAGGAACCGCAACGCGAATTTCTGAAGTCGTTAACTGTCCCGGATAGTCAAAGCAGGGAAACCAGAAGCGCGAATCTTCATCCTCGCCCTGTGTCCAAACTTGAGTCGGCTTATTTGGATAGTCCTGAGTTGGTGCAATAAAGTAGAGTCCGCGCTGGGGCTTCTCGACGTGATACGCGATCGCTAGTTCAATCTTTTCACCAATCCGAGTCGGTTGCTTTAGTTGAATCTGTAGCTGTTCACCGTCGTAATCAAACTGCTGAGATATGTCATCGATTTTAACGGATTCAATATTCAGATTCACCGCATCGAGCGTTAAGCGATCGATTCCGTTACGAATCGGATTCAATCGAATCGTGCAAGTCCCTTGATAACTTTGATTCGGGATATCGAGGATCAGATCTAGGAAAATATGCTCGACTTGACCCGGACGATCGGGATTGTAGTGAGGACGTG contains:
- a CDS encoding M1 family metallopeptidase, with amino-acid sequence MLHQFSLDTDNGHRSFELPGARPHYNPDRPGQVEHIFLDLILDIPNQSYQGTCTIRLNPIRNGIDRLTLDAVNLNIESVKIDDISQQFDYDGEQLQIQLKQPTRIGEKIELAIAYHVEKPQRGLYFIAPTQDYPNKPTQVWTQGEDEDSRFWFPCFDYPGQLTTSEIRVAVPKQMIAVSNGELIATEDRGDARIFHWYQREIHPAYLMTLAIGDFAELRDEWQGKPVTYYVEKGREEQARLSMGKTPQMIEFFSQKYGYPYAFPKYAQVCVDDFIFGGMENTSTTLLTDRCLLDGRAAIDNRSTESLVAHELAHQWFGDLIVIKHWSHAWVKEGMASYAEVMWFEEEYGREEALYYLLGQARQYLDEDASRYRRSLVTHVYREAIELYDRHIYEKGSCVYHMIRAELGDELFYSAIATFLNDNAHRTVETIDLLRAIEKSTGRNLTFLFDQYVYRGGHPDFKVNYAWDSDSNLAKVTVSQSQSELFDLRIPIGINFVNAGKVDQKTFTVRIHEKEQSFYFPLEKKPDFISFDVDNYHLKTVELEYPMPELKAQLQYDSDPVSRLYAAQAIAKKGGLEAVRVLSEALKRDHFWGVRAEIAESLATIKLDQAVEAVIAGLNDPEARVRRTIAGCLAQIATPESYAALGSIVEKGDASYYVEATALRSFGKVAASGLSESSEEETLKLIERVLKERQGWNEVVRAGAIGALSQLKTSEAALNLILEYTQPGVPQPLRLSAIRALGPISTGQDKINVERILERLKTLSRETFFLTQVAVAVSLGQMETTKAIGILQSLADQTPDGRVRRIAEESVQKVQKNAGSDKAVKQLREELDQLKKENQDLKSRLENLEAKTKG
- a CDS encoding response regulator, giving the protein MKSRDTQKQKLLVVDDEPDNLDLLYRTFYREFKVLRAENGPSALDILAKEGDVAVIISDQRMPMMSGTEFLSLTASKYPDIIRIILTGYTDVEDLVEAINAGKVFKYVTKPWSDTELRDVVKSAIDTHTLLRTRTEELRRTLQRESLLNAITSTIRSALSYDEILQTIVETIGKNFEVSGAIVCPFRDGEIQDQTFTYWNAAMPQPDLARTIWETYQLEAIPDVEQCDRIQQLIDRQAAYTAADIRSTLIVPLICQQELIAILALHESGRNRAWQPEEIDLIHTVADQAALALSQAHNYEQVRALAKREALINTITTAIRSSLDPQEIFAAITQQLGQGLQVDGCALSLWTEDDEFVQCVGLHDSSWGDQKPAEAFLPQSSVPIEGNPVLKQLVATQQPIILNDLSQHTEFNVSEFRTPARALLVVPLMADGKIIGSISLRQNHQVRNWQASEIQLAQSVASQAAIAVQQSRLYQTTRQQAEKLLQLDRQKTEFFQNISHEFRTPLTLMVGPLEGAVSSGQGLSPEQSTIALRNSRRLLRLVNQLLDLQRLDAGRMQPKFQPCNLAEFVSQIVETFRPYCEKKGLMLVTQLEPCPDVYLDLEKFDKVLYNLLSNAMKFTPAGKTISVALEAIDDRCCLKVRDTGIGIRADQLPHLFERFRQAEGSENRSFEGTGLGLALVKELVEMHNGQINVESVYGQGTTFTIDLKFGANHLPADQVINVQTEVQTHRAAVELADLEVELQDDRDSEPAPMVELSINEHQPRILVVDDNPDLRSYVSGVLRQQGYLVWTARNGAEGFEQAKAHHPSLIVTDLMMPIVSGLDMIRMIRAQDDLKGTPIVLLTAKADEDTRLEGVERGADAYLAKPFNDRELLAEVRNLLALKENEQRVSRINTYLTESVLRRFLPPSMVKRAAQGDLTLDLRPEPRMITVLFSDIVGFTQLSNTLRSRRVAELLNEYLNAMTRCVFDNGGTVDKFMGDAILALFGAPEELTPNEQVRRAIATARHMYQTLDQLNAHWEAQGIDRVSFRCGIHQGTAVVGMFGGQERSDYTAIGPSVNIAARLQEAAAPGAILISAAVADYVDEDNITKESPLKLKGVDETVLTFSVSPYLDRVPLRH